A stretch of DNA from Roseovarius sp. W115:
TGACCCGATTGACAGTAGCCGCATTGAACCACGTCCAACTCGACCCAGGCCTGTTGAACCGCTGCTCCGATTGCGTTGCTTTCCATCGCTTCAATCGTCGTGATTTCAACACCCTCAACGTCCTCCACATAGGTTTGGCAGGATCGCGCCGGCGCGCCGTCAAGATGCACCGTGCATGCCCCGCAGGACGCCACGCCACATCCGAATTTCGTTCCGGTTAATTTCAATTCATCTCGGATCACCCACAAAAGGGGTGTGCCCGCTTCGGCGTCGACGGTTTTCGTCTCACCATTCAGGTTCAGGGTAAACGCCATCTGGCATTCCTCCGGGTTGGTTAGGGAAACTTGATTGGTGTAAACTAGCCCGTTTACAGTAGGGGCAAGATGTACGAATGTAAACTCACAAGTTTACACATGGAATTGACGGGTGAAGATGCGCGTGGTTTAAGGCTCAACTTATGGCCGACCACAATACTCCAAGCGAATGCAAACGCGTGCAGATCATTGACGCTGCTGTTGCTGAGTTTCAGGAAAACGGCTTTGCCGATGCCAGTATGGATCGCATTTCAACCCGCGCCTCGGTTTCCAAAAGAACGCTTTATAAGCACTTCGAAAGCAAAGAAAATTTGTTCCGCTCCATTGTGTTGGAACTCTCGGACCGCTTCGCAGGTATGCAAGAGATCCGATATGTGTCTGAACGAGATATCCGTGACCAGCTTTTGGATTTGGCCTGGGCAGAAGGCCGAATTCTCTTGCGGTCAGACGTCATGGCGATGGCGCGCATGATCATAAGCGAAACATTGCGCAACCCGAAACTGGCGGAAGAAGCGCAAGGCAAGCTCGACAAGACGGCGACGTTCATACGCATGCTGAAAGACGCGGATTTAGACGGCCAGCTCAGTGTCGGTGACCCAGACGCGGCAGGTCAGGAGTTTATCGGCCTGATCAAAGCCAAAGCATTCTGGCCGATGCTGTTCACGGGCTCTGTCGTCAGTGAAGCGGAAATGACCCAAATCGTCGAAAGCGCCGTCGACATGATGATGAGCCGGTATGGCAAGGCATAACGCGACGCAGTAGAGAACTCTCTTTCTTTGTTTGATTCATGTTCGGGTCACTGTGATTCCATTCCTCAAACCTGTACTCAGTCGAAGGCGCCAATCGCCCGAATGTAACACAATAGTGACACGAATTTTCGTGCGTCAGCCTAAGCTTGTGTTGAATCTTGGCCGCACTTCGGGTCTTGATCCAGAATAGCGCCTGAAATGGCTTTTTAAATGACGTCGATTTGAAGCAAACGGTCGATACAGCGTCAAACTCGGAGTTGCGATACATGACTACCCCCACCTCGAGTGTGAGCGGGCTCGACCACGTACCCGGTACTTTTCGAACGCTCTGGCAAGCACTGGACTATGCTGCGCAGGGTCAGACTGGTGTCAACTTTTACAACTCTGAGACGGCGGTCTACGCCTCGCTTACATATACAGAGCTTCGTGACAGGGCGCGTGCACTGGCGGGTAAACTCGCCGCTCGGTTTCAACGTGGTGCACATATAGGCCTTATCGCAGAGACGTCACCGGATTTTGTGGTGTCGTTTATGGCTTGCCAATATGCGGGTATGATTGCTGCGCCGATGAGCCTGCCTGCTGCATTTGGTCGGCGCGAGACGTATAAGTGGCAGATTGCGAAAATCACCGAAACAGCAGCGCTGGCTACGGTGATGACATCTGCGGACTACAGAGCTTTGATTGAAGACATCGTCGCAGAGCAAAGCATTCCCGTCTTCGATCTCAGTGGCGATGATCTTGGAGAGGCAACAGCCGAACCGATTGCTTTTGAGGCGGATGAGCCATCTTATTTGCAATTCTCGTCGGGCAGCACCAGCGAACCAAAAGGGATTTTCGCAACCCAGCAAAGTGTGATGGCCAACGTGCATGCGATCAGTGATGAAGGTCTGAAGATCACGGGCAAAGACCGCATGGCGAGCTGGCTTCCTTTTTACCATGATATGGGACTGGTCGGGTTTTTCCTCGTTCCGATGTGCAATCAGTGCTCTCTTGATTGCATGTCGCCGTCGACTTTTGCGCGCCGTCCGGGCCTCTGGTTGCGCGTTATCAGCGAAAACCGTGGCACGATCACATACAGCCCAAGCTTTGGCTACGGCCTTTCTGCGCGCAGATATCGAGGTGAGGAGCTTGATTTGAGCTGCCTGCGTGTGGCGGGCATCGGTGGCGATATGATTGAGCATGACGTTCTTGCTCGGTTTGCGGACGTGTTTGGACCGTTGGGTTTTACACATAACGCATTTGTAGCCAGCTACGGTATGGCCGAGGCTACATTGGCAATATCATTTGTGCCTCTCAACCGCGGGCCGTATTACGATACCGTCGGACTGCAGGATCTGCAGACAAAGTCCAGAGCTGAAGCCCCTTCAGATGGCGCGCAAAAGCAGCGTATCTTCACAGCCTGCGGTGTCCCACTTTCTTCCTTCGATATGGCCATCAGGAATGCGGATGGTGATGCCGTTGCATCTCGCGAAATTGGCGAGGTCATGCTGAAAGGCCCGTGCCTCGCACAAGGCTATTTCCGCGCGGGTAAAGGCGTGGAGCCTCTATGTGACGCAGACGGGTGGTTTGCGACCGGAGACCTTGGGTATTGGCTGAATGATGAGATTGTTATTACCGGACGTTCAAAGGACCTCATGCTTTGGAACGGCAAGAACATCTGGCCACAAGACCTTGAGTGGGTCGCACAGAAGGCTGCTGGGACGCAAATCTCGCGTGCAGCGGCCTTTGATTTCCGAAAAGAAGACGGCACATCGCAGGTCATGCTGCTTGCCGAGTGCCGGGTGAAAGACAACGAGGTGCGGGAAAAGATCAGGCGCGACATTGTCAGTGCTGTGCGTGATGTTGTCGGGGTGCCGTTCAAATTTGTTTTTGTCATGATGCATTCCCTGCCTGTGACAAGTTCAGGCAAGCTGAGCCGGTCGGCCGCAAAGGTACGCTATCTCGAAGGTGAATTGACCGATCCCTACGCGGATAATGAGGACGCCGATTTGCCATCCCCCAAACATGTATCCGCTAGTGCCGGTTGAAGACTCAAAATGTCTGGCGATTACAGGGGCGACCGGCTTTATCGGCCAGAGGTTTTTGGCGGATTGCAGGGCCTCCAACATTCCGGTTTCCGCGCTCACACGACGTCCGCAATCTGTGACAAACGGTGTTCGTTGGGTGCATGGGGATTTGTTTGATGCCGAAGCCCTTGAAGATCTGCTGGACGGCGCGGACTGCCTTGTTCATCTTGCCGGGGCCACAAAAGCTCTGCGCCGAGAGGATTTCGACAGGATCAATACTCAGGCGACCGTTGAGCTTGCGCAACTTTGTCGAGCCAAGAACGTACGTCACTTTATCTTCCTGTCCTCACTGGCGGCCACAAGACCAGACGTTTCACCCTATGCAGTCTCAAAAGCGGACGCAGAGAAAGCGCTTGCTGAGCAGGGGGGATATGGCGATTTCCGTAATACGGGCCCCTGCAGTTCTTGGCCCGGGCGATAGCGCGACCTATCCGCTTTTTAGTAATCTCGCCAAGGGCATCTTGGTGGCACCAGGTTCTGCCCGCAACTTCTGCTTCTCAATAATTGACGTCGCAGACCTCAGTAAATTGCTCGTCGCACTCGCAAAAGTCACGACACCGGTGAGTGAAAGGATCGCGCCCTATGGTCATGCGCGCCTTGATTGGCCATCCATCGCACAAAGCGCGCAACGCACGTTGAACCGTCCAATTCGCACACTATATATTCCGCCTTGGTTGATGAAAATTGCTGCGCATGCTGTTGATTTTTTTGCGCGGCTGAGTGGAAAAGCACAGGTTATTTCAGCAGACAAACTTGGCGAAGTTAACGCGGGTGATTGGATAGCGGAACATCCCGTTGAGAACCCGGTGCCGCTTGATGAGACGATGCGGCGATGTCTCGCCCCTTTTGGCAACCTCAACGCAAAGGATGCCTGACGGCACATTAGGATCATGAGAATGGTAAAAGACACATCAGAGATTTACGATCAAGTCGTTGCAATCATGCAACGGCATAGCCAAGAAAACGTTGCATATTCGATGGATACGCATATTGCGTCTGATCTCGCGCTAGACTCGGTGGAAATGTTTGAGCTTTTGATGGACATTGAAGAACACTTCGATATCGGCCTCTCGGTGGAGGAAGGTTCATCTCTCGACACAATAAAGTCCCTCGTGGAAGCGATTTCGGAAAAAACCAATGCCTGAGTTAGCAGTGACCCCAAACAGTCTTTTCTCGAAGTTTAGCGATGTGCGTAAACGCGTAGAGCGGATCGACGCCTTCGGAGATGTACGACCATTCGGCGTCGTCTTTGAAGAGTTGCTTTCGCCGACGAGAGCGATGGTGGATGGGCGCGAAGTTGTTCTGGCTGGAACCAACAACTATCTTGGACTGAGCTACGATGAGACCTGCGTAGCTGCAGCGAAAACCGCCCTGGATCAGCATGGCACTGCGACAACGGGTAGCCGATTGGCCAACGGAACTTATTCCGAACACGTGCGCCTTGAGGAAGAGCTGAAAGACTATTTCGATGCGTCCTCTGCAATTGTTTTCACCACAGGGTATCAAAGCAATCTTGCCGCAATCGGAGCGTTGGCGGGGAAGGGTGATCACCTGATCATCGACACAGACAGCCATGCTTGCATCTACGACGGCTGCCGGCTCAGCGATGCGGAGACGCATGTGTTCCGGCATAATTCGCCAGAAAACCTTGAACGGCGTTTGGCCCGACTGCCTGAAACCGGAGCGCGTCTTGTCGTGATAGAGGGGCTTTATTCTATGTTCGGCGACGTGGCGCCGGTCGCGGAACTGACTGAGGTCGCCCACAAGGGCAATGCGATGATCCTTGTTGATGAGGCGCATTCGGTTGGCTGCTATGGCTACAAGGGCCATGGTGTCAGCGCGGCGCAGGGTGTTTTGGACAAGGTCGATTTCATAACCGGCACGTTTTCCAAGAGCTTTGCGTCAATTGGCGGCTTCTGCGTATCTCGGCATCCGGAATTGGAGATGATCCGTTTCACAAGCCGTCCCTATCTGTTCACAGCTTCCGGGTCTCCCGCAAACGTGGCCGTCGCGCGCCAGGCGCTGGATATTATCGCAAAAAGTGGTGCGAACCGTGCCAACCTTTGGGCTCGGGTACGCCAGCTTTATGATGGGCTGTTGTCTCTTGGGCTGACTCCTCTTTCTCCTCCCGGGCCTATCGTTGCTGTTGAGATATCCGACGAGCTGACGGCAGTGCGAGCCTGGAACGACCTGCTGAACCAGGGTGTGTATTTGAATCTTGCGTTGCCGCCCGCTACGCCACAATCGAAATCGCTTTTGCGCTTGAGTGTCTCCGCTGCGCATAGTGAAGACGAGATCAAGAAGATCCTTGATGCTTTCCGCGTGGTTCCAACAGGCAAAACGCTGCGCACCGCTTCTTAAAAGCGCCTCACTTTCAACCTGATACATCAGCGAAAGCGAAACGCGTGCAAAGATTGGGTGTCGCGCGGCATTTCGCGATCATCTGTGAGCCGGGTTTATCGCGAAACGCTTTAGCCCGCTGCCTCAGCGAAACGCACCGGCGCGGTAAAGCCGCCACGCAATGACTGGTGAGTACAAGATCGGATGCCTGTGTGCGGCATCGCTCAGCTCGATCTCGACACCGGAGTGACTGCCGACCTTTTCGAGCAGGTAATCCAATCCTGCATCAAAGGTCAGTGCAGCTTTGAGAACACGCAGCGCGCCTCGCGGCTTGCCCGTCATGCGGCGCAGCCACCATTTTGCAGTGCATAGCCTGTGTGACATCGGCGAGGGCGAACGCAGCTCTTCGGATAGAATTTCAGTCAAAGCTGCGTAGCGCTCCTTATTGCGCGCCACGATTTCTGCGGCACGTGCGAAGGGCCGTTCTGGTCGAAGTTCTGTACGGTAGCTTTCCGCCAGGCCACGCGTCCAAACACTCTGTGATTTGTCTGTGATAAGTGGCGCTGTTTGACGATAGAAATGTGCGCAGCCCATCGCGAAGCTGGCGATGATTTTGTCGCGTATTTCGGCGCTGCGTGCATGAATGAGCGAGGGTTGCACGAAACGCGCCCAAAGCATCGTTTCAAGCCCGCCGCTTACCCGTCGATGAAAGCCGGCTTCAGACACGATTGCATATTTGGCGCGCAGCCTGTGTCCGTCATCGGTATTTACCTGCAAAAAGTGCACACCGGGTGGCAATAAGGCGGTCGCGAACCGCAAGAATGGGTTCGGATAGACTGAACGATAGTCTTTCACGACAACGTAGAAATCGAGCATTTTGTCCGGGTCATCGCTTTCACGCAGGGCAGAGCCATAGAAAACGAGCGCGATCACGGCATCACCGTGACGTGCCTCAATTGCTTGCGCCATTTTTGTTGCCGGTTGTGAAAGCGGTCGTTGTTCTGCGGCAAAGACAGCGCGCAGTTTTTTCAAAGTCACGTCATCCGTCATCGCAAGAACCTGATCTGATCTGATAGCGTCACATGTACCGGGTCTTGCGCGCTGAAATCAAAGCTTTCCCCGTCGATCATAATGGGTGCATGCGGGGTCAGTTTTACAGCGTCTTCCCGATGACTAAAAAAGCCCAGCTTTTCGAGCCGATCCGGCTGCTTCCAGACCAGTGCCTGAAACAGGCCGCGCCGAAAATGGGGCATGGGCCACGTGGCGTATGTGAGCGAGATCGAACCAGAGCCTTCGCCCCAGAACGGGTAGAGCCCAAGGCTTAACCGTGGCAACGAGGTCATGATGCTAAGGCCGTGCGGTCCGTCATAGGCTAGGTTGTCGCCCTGCAAAGCAATCTGAGAGCCCGCAACGACAGGTTGACCGTTTTGATCCAGATAGGCGTGTGGGGCGCTCAAAAACCTTAAAATTGCTTGCCCGACTGAAAAAGAGCCGCGATGGCCGGGGCCGTGAAGCTCTTCCTGAACGTAACGCATTGCGCGCGCAAGCGTACCGGTCGACAAAACGAACCCAAGCTGCGGTGTCGACAAACCTGGGCTGTCTATCTTTAGAGCGCGTTGTTGCGTCACTTGCTCACGTTTGCCCGCCAAAAGCCCTGCAAACCGTTTTTGAAAGTGGCGTGGGCCAAAGGCGCGAAATCCAAAAAGTTTATGCGCGAGATTTGTGCTTCCGCCAGGTAGAATTGCGAATTGTGGTGGGGTTTCAAACTGATCGGCAAGTGCGTGACAGGCTGACAAAACGGCCAGAACAGTGCCGTCTCCTCCTTCAATGAAAATCGTGGAAACGCCATCTTCCATCACCTTACGAAGCTGAGGCATCAGAGCGGTGTCACCAGAAAACTCAAGTATGTTCAAGTCTGGTGCGGCTGCCGCCGCCTGCGATACCCAGGATCCTTTTCGGGCAACACGGTGACTCTTGGGATTGGTCACAAACGCTATGGATTTGGCATCCATCAACTTCGACCATTCCGCAAGGCCAACACAACGCAGACGAGTAAAAGACAGGCCAAAGGTGCCAATGCCGCTGTCGGCGCTGCAACGTTCATCGTGTCGGGCAAAGTTTTGGAAATACTATTAAAAATGACGTATACAAAGCCACCTGCCATGGCCACAACCAGAATAAGCTCGGGCTTTGCGTTGCGCCCAAACCGCTGCATTACAATGACGGTGACAACCATGAATGTCAGCGCGGCAATAGGCAGTGCCAGGCGACTGTAAATCCACACCTGATAAGCGGATGTGGCGCGATTGCCGGAAACCTCAAGCATGGAAAGCTTCCATAAACTCCTTACAGATAGATAGCGTGGTTCAAGTGCCAGAAGACGTAAGGTATCGGGGTCCAATGTGCTGCGCCAATACCGGGGCAAAGCAAATTCCTGATTATCGTAGCGGACCTGTCGCACGCCGCTGAGACGCCAACCGGCTACATCGGCTTTGGCCGAAGTCGCAAAACTCACTGCGGCCATCTTACCCTCTTCGGCCATGTGAAACAGCGTGATTCCCTTAAGCATTCCACCCTCGACCGACTTAA
This window harbors:
- a CDS encoding (2Fe-2S)-binding protein translates to MAFTLNLNGETKTVDAEAGTPLLWVIRDELKLTGTKFGCGVASCGACTVHLDGAPARSCQTYVEDVEGVEITTIEAMESNAIGAAVQQAWVELDVVQCGYCQSGQIMSAVGLLADNPKPSSAEIDDYMSGNACRCATYQRIRAGIHRATEILEG
- a CDS encoding TetR/AcrR family transcriptional regulator translates to MADHNTPSECKRVQIIDAAVAEFQENGFADASMDRISTRASVSKRTLYKHFESKENLFRSIVLELSDRFAGMQEIRYVSERDIRDQLLDLAWAEGRILLRSDVMAMARMIISETLRNPKLAEEAQGKLDKTATFIRMLKDADLDGQLSVGDPDAAGQEFIGLIKAKAFWPMLFTGSVVSEAEMTQIVESAVDMMMSRYGKA
- a CDS encoding fatty acyl-AMP ligase, encoding MTTPTSSVSGLDHVPGTFRTLWQALDYAAQGQTGVNFYNSETAVYASLTYTELRDRARALAGKLAARFQRGAHIGLIAETSPDFVVSFMACQYAGMIAAPMSLPAAFGRRETYKWQIAKITETAALATVMTSADYRALIEDIVAEQSIPVFDLSGDDLGEATAEPIAFEADEPSYLQFSSGSTSEPKGIFATQQSVMANVHAISDEGLKITGKDRMASWLPFYHDMGLVGFFLVPMCNQCSLDCMSPSTFARRPGLWLRVISENRGTITYSPSFGYGLSARRYRGEELDLSCLRVAGIGGDMIEHDVLARFADVFGPLGFTHNAFVASYGMAEATLAISFVPLNRGPYYDTVGLQDLQTKSRAEAPSDGAQKQRIFTACGVPLSSFDMAIRNADGDAVASREIGEVMLKGPCLAQGYFRAGKGVEPLCDADGWFATGDLGYWLNDEIVITGRSKDLMLWNGKNIWPQDLEWVAQKAAGTQISRAAAFDFRKEDGTSQVMLLAECRVKDNEVREKIRRDIVSAVRDVVGVPFKFVFVMMHSLPVTSSGKLSRSAAKVRYLEGELTDPYADNEDADLPSPKHVSASAG
- a CDS encoding NAD-dependent epimerase/dehydratase family protein, with product MYPLVPVEDSKCLAITGATGFIGQRFLADCRASNIPVSALTRRPQSVTNGVRWVHGDLFDAEALEDLLDGADCLVHLAGATKALRREDFDRINTQATVELAQLCRAKNVRHFIFLSSLAATRPDVSPYAVSKADAEKALAEQGGYGDFRNTGPCSSWPGR
- a CDS encoding acyl carrier protein; amino-acid sequence: MVKDTSEIYDQVVAIMQRHSQENVAYSMDTHIASDLALDSVEMFELLMDIEEHFDIGLSVEEGSSLDTIKSLVEAISEKTNA
- the spt gene encoding serine palmitoyltransferase, with protein sequence MPELAVTPNSLFSKFSDVRKRVERIDAFGDVRPFGVVFEELLSPTRAMVDGREVVLAGTNNYLGLSYDETCVAAAKTALDQHGTATTGSRLANGTYSEHVRLEEELKDYFDASSAIVFTTGYQSNLAAIGALAGKGDHLIIDTDSHACIYDGCRLSDAETHVFRHNSPENLERRLARLPETGARLVVIEGLYSMFGDVAPVAELTEVAHKGNAMILVDEAHSVGCYGYKGHGVSAAQGVLDKVDFITGTFSKSFASIGGFCVSRHPELEMIRFTSRPYLFTASGSPANVAVARQALDIIAKSGANRANLWARVRQLYDGLLSLGLTPLSPPGPIVAVEISDELTAVRAWNDLLNQGVYLNLALPPATPQSKSLLRLSVSAAHSEDEIKKILDAFRVVPTGKTLRTAS
- a CDS encoding diacylglycerol/lipid kinase family protein, giving the protein MDAKSIAFVTNPKSHRVARKGSWVSQAAAAAPDLNILEFSGDTALMPQLRKVMEDGVSTIFIEGGDGTVLAVLSACHALADQFETPPQFAILPGGSTNLAHKLFGFRAFGPRHFQKRFAGLLAGKREQVTQQRALKIDSPGLSTPQLGFVLSTGTLARAMRYVQEELHGPGHRGSFSVGQAILRFLSAPHAYLDQNGQPVVAGSQIALQGDNLAYDGPHGLSIMTSLPRLSLGLYPFWGEGSGSISLTYATWPMPHFRRGLFQALVWKQPDRLEKLGFFSHREDAVKLTPHAPIMIDGESFDFSAQDPVHVTLSDQIRFLR
- a CDS encoding LptF/LptG family permease, coding for MHGLSRYLSRLFLARNLTVSLGMVAILGVLDALSKGDILPPDAGLQDHMKFMLLRAPLIFEQVFIFAFLLSLLITYVALIRRNELVAVVYAGLSAMGQIRALAPAVLMASLAYVALIDQAAPRAQKALTAWLGPEAVVKTPTLSDDLWITDEKLLVRIKSVEGGMLKGITLFHMAEEGKMAAVSFATSAKADVAGWRLSGVRQVRYDNQEFALPRYWRSTLDPDTLRLLALEPRYLSVRSLWKLSMLEVSGNRATSAYQVWIYSRLALPIAALTFMVVTVIVMQRFGRNAKPELILVVAMAGGFVYVIFNSISKTLPDTMNVAAPTAALAPLACLLLVCVVLALRNGRS